One region of Pongo pygmaeus isolate AG05252 chromosome 21, NHGRI_mPonPyg2-v2.0_pri, whole genome shotgun sequence genomic DNA includes:
- the PDRG1 gene encoding p53 and DNA damage-regulated protein 1 isoform X1: protein MLSPEAERVLRYLVEVEELAEEVLADKRQIVDLDTKRNQNREGLRALQKDLSLSEDVMVCFGNMFIKMPHPETKEMIEKDQDHLDKEIEKLRKQLKVKVNRLFEAQGIIGLAGTGDEEGRESSAWTLKGRDGKPDPQRWAVSGAACEWPWRCAQWLVVAAQGQNGQGDLYSPSPVTASFPGPRNHLG from the exons ATGCTATCACCCGAGGCAGAGCGAGTGCTGCGGTACCTTGTAGAGGTGGAGGAGCTCGCTGAAGAGGTGCTGGCGGACAAGCGGCAG ATTGTGGACTTGGACACTAAAAGGAATCAGAATCGAGAGGGCCTGAGGGCCCTGCAGAAGGATCTCAGCCTCTCTG AAGATGTGATGGTTTGCTTCGGGAACATGTTTATCAAGATGCCTCACCCTGAGACAAAGGAAATGATTGAAAAAG ATCAGGATCATCtggataaagaaatagaaaaactccgGAAGCAACTTAAAGTGAAGGTCAACCGCCTTTTTGAGGCCCAAGGTATTATTGGCTTAGCAGGGACTGGAGATGAGGAGGGGAGGGAATCATCAGCCTGGACTTTGAAGGGCAGGGATGGGAAGCCCGACCCTCAGAGATGGGCAGTGTCCGGGGCAGCCTGTGAGTGGCCCTGGAGGTGTGCACAGTGGTTGGTTGTAGCTGCCCAGGGACAGAATGGACAGGGGGATTTATACAGTCCTAGTCCTGTCACAGCTTCTTTTCCAGGTCCCAGGAACCACTTGGGGTGA
- the PDRG1 gene encoding p53 and DNA damage-regulated protein 1 isoform X4 has product MLSPEAERVLRYLVEVEELAEEVLADKRQIVDLDTKRNQNREGLRALQKDLSLSEDVMVCFGNMFIKMPHPETKEMIEKDQDHLDKEIEKLRKQLKVKVNRLFEAQGKPELKGFNLNPLNQDELKALKVILKG; this is encoded by the exons ATGCTATCACCCGAGGCAGAGCGAGTGCTGCGGTACCTTGTAGAGGTGGAGGAGCTCGCTGAAGAGGTGCTGGCGGACAAGCGGCAG ATTGTGGACTTGGACACTAAAAGGAATCAGAATCGAGAGGGCCTGAGGGCCCTGCAGAAGGATCTCAGCCTCTCTG AAGATGTGATGGTTTGCTTCGGGAACATGTTTATCAAGATGCCTCACCCTGAGACAAAGGAAATGATTGAAAAAG ATCAGGATCATCtggataaagaaatagaaaaactccgGAAGCAACTTAAAGTGAAGGTCAACCGCCTTTTTGAGGCCCAAG GCAAACCGGAGCTGAAGGGTTTTAACTTGAACCCCCTCAACCAGGATGAGCTTAAAGCTCTCAAGGTCATCTTGAAAGGATGA
- the PDRG1 gene encoding p53 and DNA damage-regulated protein 1 isoform X5 → MLSPEAERVLRYLVEVEELAEEVLADKRQIVDLDTKRNQNREGLRALQKDLSLSEDVMVCFGNMFIKMPHPETKEMIEKDQDHLDKEIEKLRKQLKVKVNRLFEAQGPRNHLG, encoded by the exons ATGCTATCACCCGAGGCAGAGCGAGTGCTGCGGTACCTTGTAGAGGTGGAGGAGCTCGCTGAAGAGGTGCTGGCGGACAAGCGGCAG ATTGTGGACTTGGACACTAAAAGGAATCAGAATCGAGAGGGCCTGAGGGCCCTGCAGAAGGATCTCAGCCTCTCTG AAGATGTGATGGTTTGCTTCGGGAACATGTTTATCAAGATGCCTCACCCTGAGACAAAGGAAATGATTGAAAAAG ATCAGGATCATCtggataaagaaatagaaaaactccgGAAGCAACTTAAAGTGAAGGTCAACCGCCTTTTTGAGGCCCAAG GTCCCAGGAACCACTTGGGGTGA
- the PDRG1 gene encoding p53 and DNA damage-regulated protein 1 isoform X2 encodes MLSPEAERVLRYLVEVEELAEEVLADKRQVRGPSAVLGPGGRRRRKARGVAIVDLDTKRNQNREGLRALQKDLSLSEDVMVCFGNMFIKMPHPETKEMIEKDQDHLDKEIEKLRKQLKVKVNRLFEAQGKPELKGFNLNPLNQDELKALKVILKG; translated from the exons ATGCTATCACCCGAGGCAGAGCGAGTGCTGCGGTACCTTGTAGAGGTGGAGGAGCTCGCTGAAGAGGTGCTGGCGGACAAGCGGCAGGTGAGAGGCCCCTCCGCGGTGCTGGGGCCTGGCGGCCGGCGCCGTCGGAAAGCCCGCGGGGTCGCG ATTGTGGACTTGGACACTAAAAGGAATCAGAATCGAGAGGGCCTGAGGGCCCTGCAGAAGGATCTCAGCCTCTCTG AAGATGTGATGGTTTGCTTCGGGAACATGTTTATCAAGATGCCTCACCCTGAGACAAAGGAAATGATTGAAAAAG ATCAGGATCATCtggataaagaaatagaaaaactccgGAAGCAACTTAAAGTGAAGGTCAACCGCCTTTTTGAGGCCCAAG GCAAACCGGAGCTGAAGGGTTTTAACTTGAACCCCCTCAACCAGGATGAGCTTAAAGCTCTCAAGGTCATCTTGAAAGGATGA
- the PDRG1 gene encoding p53 and DNA damage-regulated protein 1 isoform X3, protein MLSPEAERVLRYLVEVEELAEEVLADKRQVRGPSAVLGPGGRRRRKARGVAIVDLDTKRNQNREGLRALQKDLSLSEDVMVCFGNMFIKMPHPETKEMIEKDQDHLDKEIEKLRKQLKVKVNRLFEAQGPRNHLG, encoded by the exons ATGCTATCACCCGAGGCAGAGCGAGTGCTGCGGTACCTTGTAGAGGTGGAGGAGCTCGCTGAAGAGGTGCTGGCGGACAAGCGGCAGGTGAGAGGCCCCTCCGCGGTGCTGGGGCCTGGCGGCCGGCGCCGTCGGAAAGCCCGCGGGGTCGCG ATTGTGGACTTGGACACTAAAAGGAATCAGAATCGAGAGGGCCTGAGGGCCCTGCAGAAGGATCTCAGCCTCTCTG AAGATGTGATGGTTTGCTTCGGGAACATGTTTATCAAGATGCCTCACCCTGAGACAAAGGAAATGATTGAAAAAG ATCAGGATCATCtggataaagaaatagaaaaactccgGAAGCAACTTAAAGTGAAGGTCAACCGCCTTTTTGAGGCCCAAG GTCCCAGGAACCACTTGGGGTGA